Proteins encoded together in one Fimbriiglobus ruber window:
- a CDS encoding PHP domain-containing protein, giving the protein MPRGQPFTALCQAIAAHARPIVADLHLHTTASDGEYTPSQVVALAVREGLSAVAVTDHDTLGGLAAAESAAAAFGRGLQVIAGVECSAEFEGREVHILGYHVCPTDTRLLDALEVACARRRKRFQAYLTHLATSGVVLPSGLADTVIAGAVSVGRRHLAGLLVRCGVARSRYDAFRRFLEPSANAVPRTHLIPAADAIRLIRGAGGVASLAHPPAEITETHLGLLRDLGLQAVEVAFPAATAGHAGRLRALAAALGLAVTGGSDCHGPEPTGRVRTIGSKGVTRDELDALRQLSGHSAST; this is encoded by the coding sequence ATGCCCCGCGGTCAACCGTTCACCGCACTCTGCCAGGCGATCGCCGCGCACGCGCGACCGATCGTCGCGGACCTGCACCTCCACACGACGGCGAGTGACGGCGAGTACACGCCTTCCCAGGTCGTGGCGCTGGCGGTGAGGGAAGGTTTGTCGGCGGTGGCCGTCACCGATCATGACACCCTCGGGGGTTTGGCCGCCGCCGAGTCTGCGGCGGCGGCTTTCGGGCGTGGGTTGCAAGTCATCGCCGGGGTAGAATGTTCGGCCGAGTTCGAGGGGCGCGAGGTCCACATTCTGGGCTATCACGTCTGCCCCACCGATACCCGCCTTCTCGATGCCCTCGAAGTGGCGTGTGCCCGACGACGAAAGCGGTTTCAAGCTTATCTGACTCATTTGGCCACATCAGGGGTCGTTCTACCGAGTGGCTTGGCCGACACCGTGATCGCCGGGGCGGTCAGCGTCGGGCGGCGCCACCTCGCCGGGTTGCTGGTGCGGTGCGGGGTGGCCCGTAGCCGGTACGATGCGTTCCGCCGGTTTCTCGAACCGAGTGCAAACGCTGTCCCGCGCACGCACCTCATACCGGCCGCCGACGCCATTCGACTGATTCGCGGCGCGGGCGGCGTCGCGTCACTCGCTCACCCGCCGGCCGAGATCACCGAAACGCACCTCGGCCTACTGCGCGATCTTGGTCTGCAAGCCGTCGAAGTCGCGTTCCCGGCCGCCACAGCGGGGCACGCGGGCCGCCTTCGTGCGTTGGCAGCCGCACTCGGACTGGCGGTAACGGGCGGCAGCGATTGCCACGGCCCGGAACCGACCGGGCGGGTCCGGACGATCGGCAGCAAAGGGGTCACGCGGGACGAACTCGACGCGCTCCGACAGTTGTCTGGTCATTCCGCTTCGACTTGA
- a CDS encoding dipeptide epimerase: MQIVALEAFHVRIPLRRPVKHASHTRTETDNVLVRCGLSDGSVGWGEGVPRDYVTGETIDSALELLKTSDLPRQLESCSDFERAVQFAGRLRLNPVPGDDRLCQGNAARCAVELAVLDAYGRAFGESLVHVTKFVAPDLYEPRERVQYSGVILSAKGWKARAYAVGQRLYGFRQLKVKVGIAGQDDAARLRAIRNWAGRAMDLRVDANEAWSPAEVADKIRALEPFGITSVEQPVRHEDVAALAAVRQQVKVSIMLDESLCSEVDAERAIGGGWCDLFNLRLSKCGGLIPALRLAALAGKHGLGYQLGCQVGETGILSAAGRQFATSVKGIRALEGSYDRRLVYDWLTTEDITFGRGGWAPTLTGCGLGVTVEPARVESVTVRREVLLG, from the coding sequence ATGCAGATCGTCGCACTCGAAGCGTTTCACGTCCGCATCCCGCTCCGTCGGCCGGTCAAGCACGCATCTCATACGCGCACAGAAACGGATAATGTTCTCGTCCGTTGTGGCCTGTCGGACGGCTCGGTCGGCTGGGGCGAAGGGGTGCCGCGGGATTACGTGACCGGCGAGACGATCGATTCCGCACTCGAACTGCTGAAGACCAGCGATCTCCCTCGCCAACTTGAGTCCTGTTCGGATTTTGAACGAGCGGTTCAGTTTGCCGGGCGTCTTCGGCTCAATCCTGTTCCGGGCGACGACCGGCTGTGTCAAGGGAACGCGGCTCGATGCGCGGTGGAACTGGCCGTTCTCGACGCCTACGGCCGGGCATTCGGTGAGTCGCTGGTACATGTCACAAAGTTCGTCGCACCGGATCTGTACGAGCCGCGGGAACGGGTTCAGTACAGCGGCGTAATATTGTCCGCGAAAGGGTGGAAGGCGCGGGCTTACGCGGTCGGGCAGCGACTATACGGCTTCCGCCAATTGAAGGTCAAAGTCGGCATCGCGGGGCAAGACGACGCCGCCCGACTACGAGCCATCCGAAACTGGGCCGGGCGGGCGATGGACCTCCGCGTGGACGCGAACGAGGCGTGGTCGCCCGCGGAAGTCGCAGACAAGATTCGCGCGCTGGAGCCGTTCGGCATCACCTCGGTCGAGCAACCGGTGCGGCACGAAGATGTCGCCGCGCTGGCGGCCGTCCGCCAGCAGGTGAAAGTGTCGATCATGTTGGACGAGTCACTTTGCTCGGAGGTCGATGCCGAGCGGGCGATCGGCGGCGGGTGGTGTGATCTCTTCAACCTCCGTCTCTCAAAGTGCGGCGGGCTCATTCCCGCGCTGAGACTGGCAGCACTCGCGGGCAAACACGGATTGGGCTACCAGCTCGGGTGCCAGGTCGGGGAGACCGGCATCCTCTCGGCCGCGGGCCGCCAGTTCGCGACGAGCGTCAAGGGCATTCGTGCCCTTGAGGGCTCATACGACCGGCGACTGGTCTACGACTGGCTGACGACCGAAGACATCACGTTCGGCCGCGGCGGGTGGGCACCGACACTGACCGGCTGCGGTCTCGGCGTGACGGTCGAGCCCGCGCGGGTCGAGTCGGTGACGGTCCGGCGGGAGGTGTTGCTTGGGTGA
- a CDS encoding nickel/cobalt transporter, with product MNRFIFATIVLPLLSAAALAHPLPNMRFDRTVHVRLTATGVTVKYSLELNDWTMVLDGKNLVSAEETKDVAGQRAFAQVYARKKAPLIADNLRSTVNGTNLTFRQFGKTELEPERDHLQLRFQFRADWPQGGGKQSFAFEDQNFEDRSGQSFLTLDKSGEGLTLISSDDPADLRGKSPLDYKPGDEKRARQASAVFELANAPPPPAPSQPSKPQPEATAPSVEVVGAPKPLFEDIRDRGLVAFFDSNVGFGVMLLLSAVFGIAHAFTPGHGKTMVAAYLVGERGTVRHAVVLGCVATAAHTGSVILLAAVTYAVYGNEPPKDAQGWLTIIGGLLIAGVGLWLFLQRVRGRADHVHLFSDHHHHHDHEHGHAHGHHHDHNHDHHHGPPPEAAKTEFGWMRVILLGLGGGIIPCWDAVLLFLAALTRGKVGLAIPLLIAFSAGLASVLVGLGIGVVYANRAGGRQFGERKWFKLLPVLSAILLMCLGVWFARDGWHALGANPDEEVNGRP from the coding sequence ATGAACCGCTTCATCTTCGCGACGATCGTGCTGCCCTTGCTCTCCGCAGCCGCCCTCGCGCACCCGCTGCCGAACATGCGCTTCGACCGGACCGTCCACGTGCGCCTCACGGCGACCGGCGTGACGGTGAAGTACAGCCTCGAATTGAATGACTGGACGATGGTTCTCGACGGCAAGAACCTCGTGTCCGCCGAGGAGACCAAGGACGTCGCCGGGCAGCGTGCGTTCGCGCAGGTGTACGCCCGGAAGAAAGCCCCGCTGATTGCGGACAACCTGCGCAGTACCGTCAACGGCACGAACCTGACTTTCCGCCAGTTCGGCAAAACGGAACTCGAGCCCGAGCGGGACCACCTCCAGCTCCGCTTCCAATTTCGTGCCGACTGGCCGCAAGGCGGTGGAAAACAATCCTTCGCCTTTGAGGACCAAAACTTCGAGGATCGGTCCGGGCAGAGTTTCCTCACTCTGGACAAATCCGGCGAGGGATTGACGCTCATTTCTTCGGACGATCCGGCCGACCTCCGCGGGAAATCGCCCCTCGATTACAAGCCGGGCGACGAGAAGCGGGCGAGACAGGCGTCCGCCGTGTTCGAACTCGCGAACGCACCGCCCCCCCCTGCCCCTTCGCAACCTAGTAAACCCCAACCCGAAGCCACCGCGCCGTCAGTCGAGGTAGTCGGCGCGCCGAAGCCGTTGTTCGAAGACATTCGCGACCGCGGCCTCGTCGCGTTCTTCGATTCCAACGTCGGCTTCGGGGTGATGCTCTTACTTTCGGCCGTCTTCGGTATCGCGCACGCATTTACGCCGGGGCACGGGAAGACGATGGTGGCCGCCTACCTCGTGGGCGAGCGCGGCACGGTACGGCACGCGGTCGTCCTCGGCTGCGTCGCGACGGCCGCCCACACCGGGTCCGTGATCCTACTGGCGGCCGTGACGTACGCCGTTTATGGAAACGAGCCTCCGAAGGACGCCCAGGGTTGGCTCACAATCATCGGCGGTCTACTCATCGCTGGGGTAGGACTGTGGCTATTTCTGCAGCGCGTGAGAGGACGCGCGGACCACGTCCACCTATTCAGCGACCATCACCACCACCACGACCATGAACACGGGCACGCCCACGGCCATCATCACGATCATAACCACGACCACCATCACGGACCGCCGCCGGAAGCCGCGAAGACCGAGTTCGGATGGATGCGGGTAATCCTGCTCGGATTAGGTGGAGGCATCATCCCGTGTTGGGACGCGGTGTTGCTGTTCCTCGCCGCATTGACACGGGGCAAGGTGGGCCTGGCGATTCCGCTCCTGATCGCCTTCAGCGCGGGATTGGCTTCGGTCCTCGTGGGGTTGGGGATCGGCGTGGTCTACGCGAACCGGGCCGGTGGGAGACAGTTCGGCGAACGCAAGTGGTTCAAGTTGTTGCCCGTACTCAGCGCGATACTCTTGATGTGTCTGGGCGTGTGGTTCGCCCGCGACGGCTGGCACGCGCTCGGAGCCAACCCAGACGAGGAAGTGAACGGGCGGCCGTAA
- a CDS encoding DUF1559 domain-containing protein yields MARILSLAAGAFALTWLLSATPLRAGDLPPDLAAVPGDAAGFISVDVQKVLKSPLCEELRASLAELTPEELTASGKKFAVDPLLVERVTVVFPDAQTLMKPDPEYRPTAMSALVVVGLSKPFERAKVANGIFERVRPKVYHGRTYFFDENTWRGVLLLPDDRVFVVGAEDSLVWLIDRLEKGDLPGSLAPVRAECTKHAVYAAANLSSLKQELASLPQQFRPLTQARRATVAIDLNASIEGSLEFHYPDEAGADAGATALKTAIAMLREQVQSRGDRFRKQTEEAGQSRQLKFDEFPPHFVDVCWVGISRRVDKALQSLAVERRDTNVRIVTTLPKANTLVMGIVGITALGSNTSSAFKAVGPAIRPGEKAPAVAPEEIRLKKLGRAFDAYHAEHGHYPPAAVLGKDGTPLFSWRVALLPYLGEKELYSQFRLNEPWDSLHNKKFIEKMPAGLNMPFIYPKNYGKTNVKIVSGSGTLFDGPDAAKKPSDGSMLLALESGDDEPVWWTKPADLKYITDQAPDVFGRNPHGTCWVLLTDGSVKPLNQKTFPKLLVRPEKK; encoded by the coding sequence ATGGCGCGAATCCTGAGTTTGGCTGCCGGCGCCTTCGCTCTCACATGGTTGCTATCGGCAACACCTCTCCGGGCGGGTGATTTGCCCCCGGATCTGGCAGCGGTTCCGGGCGATGCCGCGGGATTCATTTCGGTCGACGTCCAGAAAGTGCTGAAGAGTCCGCTTTGTGAAGAACTGCGCGCCTCGCTGGCCGAACTGACGCCAGAAGAACTGACCGCGTCCGGGAAGAAGTTTGCCGTCGACCCCTTGTTGGTCGAGCGCGTGACCGTTGTCTTCCCGGACGCCCAAACCTTGATGAAGCCCGACCCGGAGTACCGGCCGACTGCCATGTCGGCCCTGGTTGTCGTCGGGCTCTCGAAGCCGTTCGAGCGGGCCAAAGTCGCGAACGGAATTTTCGAGCGCGTTCGGCCGAAAGTATACCACGGCCGAACATATTTCTTCGACGAGAACACCTGGAGAGGTGTCCTTCTGTTGCCGGATGACCGCGTGTTCGTCGTTGGAGCTGAAGACTCACTGGTCTGGCTCATCGACCGGTTGGAGAAGGGCGATCTCCCTGGTTCTCTGGCACCGGTTCGAGCGGAGTGTACCAAACATGCCGTGTACGCTGCGGCCAACCTGAGCAGTCTGAAACAAGAGCTGGCGTCACTCCCGCAGCAGTTTCGCCCGCTGACGCAAGCCCGGCGGGCAACGGTGGCGATCGACCTGAACGCCTCAATCGAAGGGAGCCTCGAATTCCACTATCCGGACGAGGCTGGCGCGGACGCGGGAGCAACGGCACTGAAAACGGCCATCGCAATGCTGCGAGAGCAGGTCCAAAGTCGGGGAGATCGCTTCCGCAAGCAAACCGAGGAAGCGGGCCAATCAAGGCAACTCAAGTTTGACGAGTTTCCACCACACTTTGTCGACGTATGCTGGGTCGGGATTTCGCGGCGTGTCGACAAGGCGCTTCAAAGTCTTGCGGTCGAGCGACGAGACACGAACGTGCGTATCGTCACGACATTGCCCAAGGCGAATACCCTTGTGATGGGGATCGTCGGGATTACCGCCCTGGGTTCGAATACGAGTTCGGCATTCAAGGCCGTCGGACCCGCGATTCGACCGGGCGAAAAAGCTCCTGCTGTGGCGCCCGAGGAAATTCGCCTCAAAAAGCTGGGCAGGGCGTTCGACGCCTACCACGCCGAACACGGCCACTATCCGCCGGCTGCCGTCCTCGGAAAAGACGGAACGCCGTTATTCAGCTGGCGGGTGGCCCTGCTGCCTTACCTGGGCGAGAAAGAGTTGTACTCTCAATTTCGTCTCAACGAACCGTGGGACAGCCTGCACAACAAGAAGTTCATCGAGAAGATGCCGGCCGGCCTCAACATGCCGTTCATTTACCCGAAGAATTACGGCAAGACGAATGTTAAAATCGTTTCCGGTTCGGGCACATTGTTCGATGGTCCCGATGCGGCGAAAAAACCTTCAGACGGGTCGATGCTCCTCGCTCTGGAATCCGGCGACGACGAACCAGTTTGGTGGACCAAACCAGCAGATCTGAAATACATCACGGATCAGGCACCCGATGTGTTCGGTCGTAACCCACACGGCACGTGCTGGGTGTTGCTCACGGACGGTTCGGTCAAGCCACTGAATCAAAAGACGTTTCCGAAACTACTCGTCCGTCCCGAGAAAAAATAG
- a CDS encoding prenyltransferase/squalene oxidase repeat-containing protein: MSRLLLRAASLVAATAILTLAPASRADDAPAKPTKEQWQAVVDKAAGYLKSTQEDNGGWSTQRNIGVTGVVVTGLLQTGKSPDDEPAAKGLKYIEGLINPKAGHLAGADPKVGLQNYVTSVNVLALVEAKRDEKYKPVIGNAVQFLKKLQWDDSEGKQKDDDFFGGAGYDSKSRPDLSNTQFFLDALKAGGVASDDDAMKKAIVFVSRCQNFKSEHNDRPWAGKINDGSFIYSAAAGGQTKTSDDSMAPLSGYGSMTYAGVKSMIYCGVSKDDPRVKAAIDWLKKNYTTESNAGMPPQLGGRGLYYYYHTMAKTLDLLGEDTFTDDKGIKHDWRADITAALAKRQKPDGSWTNGTDRWLEGDPNLVTGYALMALSHCKPK; the protein is encoded by the coding sequence ATGTCCAGGTTACTTCTCCGTGCCGCATCCCTGGTCGCGGCCACCGCGATTCTGACGCTGGCCCCCGCCAGTCGTGCCGACGACGCGCCGGCCAAGCCGACCAAAGAGCAATGGCAGGCGGTGGTCGACAAGGCGGCCGGATATCTCAAATCGACACAGGAAGACAACGGCGGGTGGAGTACGCAACGGAACATCGGCGTGACCGGGGTAGTCGTGACCGGGCTGTTGCAAACCGGGAAGAGCCCGGACGACGAACCGGCCGCGAAGGGCTTGAAGTACATCGAAGGGCTCATCAACCCGAAAGCTGGTCACCTCGCCGGGGCCGACCCGAAGGTCGGCCTCCAGAACTACGTGACCAGCGTGAACGTGCTGGCCCTCGTTGAAGCCAAGCGGGACGAGAAGTACAAGCCGGTGATCGGTAATGCTGTCCAGTTCCTGAAGAAACTCCAGTGGGACGACTCGGAAGGGAAGCAGAAGGACGACGATTTCTTCGGCGGTGCGGGCTACGACAGCAAATCCCGCCCGGACCTCTCGAACACGCAATTCTTCCTCGACGCCCTCAAGGCCGGCGGGGTTGCCTCGGACGACGACGCGATGAAGAAAGCGATCGTGTTCGTGAGCCGCTGCCAGAACTTCAAGAGCGAACACAACGACCGCCCGTGGGCCGGCAAGATCAACGACGGCAGCTTCATTTACTCGGCCGCGGCGGGCGGGCAGACCAAGACCAGCGACGACTCGATGGCCCCGCTCTCCGGCTACGGCAGTATGACCTACGCGGGTGTAAAGAGCATGATTTATTGCGGCGTTTCCAAGGACGACCCGCGCGTCAAGGCGGCGATCGACTGGCTGAAGAAGAACTACACGACCGAATCGAACGCCGGCATGCCGCCGCAACTCGGCGGCCGCGGGCTCTACTACTACTACCACACGATGGCCAAAACTCTCGATCTCCTCGGCGAAGACACGTTCACGGACGATAAGGGCATCAAGCACGACTGGCGGGCCGACATCACCGCCGCCCTCGCCAAACGGCAGAAGCCCGACGGGAGCTGGACCAACGGCACCGACCGCTGGCTGGAAGGCGACCCGAACCTCGTGACCGGGTACGCTCTTATGGCGCTGAGCCACTGCAAGCCGAAGTAA
- a CDS encoding SDR family NAD(P)-dependent oxidoreductase — MTGSLTGKVALVTGASSGIGRAAAVALATAGADVALNYFSLAEYAEQTAEDIRRLGRKALLFPVDVSVQADVEAMVGETVAKLGRVDVYVSSAVFSEREPFTTANMAGFRKTIDVSMWGAYYGLRAACARMIEQGEGGAAVIVSSPHAQIAFPNCMAYNMAKAALDQMMRTAAVELLPHKIRVNSVYPGWTDTPGERKFLADEAIKQAAKGLPWGRLATSEEIARAVLFLADPGSDYITGTVLHVDGGLFLPWWSQRGSGSL; from the coding sequence ATGACGGGATCGCTGACGGGTAAAGTGGCGCTCGTGACGGGCGCGTCGTCCGGGATCGGCCGGGCGGCTGCGGTGGCCCTGGCCACCGCCGGCGCGGACGTGGCGCTCAACTACTTCTCGCTGGCCGAGTACGCGGAACAGACCGCCGAGGACATTCGCCGGCTCGGCCGGAAGGCCCTCCTGTTCCCGGTCGACGTGTCCGTGCAGGCTGATGTCGAAGCGATGGTCGGGGAAACGGTCGCCAAGCTCGGGCGGGTCGACGTATACGTTTCCTCAGCAGTGTTCAGCGAGCGCGAGCCGTTCACCACGGCCAACATGGCGGGGTTCCGCAAGACGATCGACGTGTCGATGTGGGGCGCGTACTACGGGCTCCGGGCGGCGTGTGCCCGGATGATCGAGCAAGGCGAGGGCGGGGCCGCGGTCATCGTCAGCAGCCCGCACGCCCAGATCGCGTTCCCGAACTGCATGGCCTACAACATGGCCAAGGCCGCCCTCGACCAGATGATGCGAACGGCGGCCGTCGAACTGCTCCCGCACAAGATCCGCGTCAACTCCGTTTACCCTGGGTGGACGGACACCCCCGGCGAACGAAAGTTCCTGGCGGACGAGGCGATCAAGCAAGCCGCCAAGGGCCTCCCGTGGGGCCGCCTCGCGACCTCCGAGGAGATCGCCCGGGCCGTCCTCTTCCTCGCCGACCCCGGCTCCGACTATATCACCGGCACGGTCCTGCACGTCGACGGCGGTCTGTTCTTGCCGTGGTGGTCGCAACGCGGCTCGGGTTCTCTATAA
- a CDS encoding ArnT family glycosyltransferase: MSAESSVDPLPRTVPAWLPFLWSRVLFPGAADTTTRVRLVSLLLVFLLPAALLYPSRSFMLLEPDEGRYAQIPKEMLDRGDWVVPTLQGEPYLDKPPLMYWLVKLSYTAFGVNESAARLVPAVCVHLTILAVYFLGRRSIGERGALWASMLLTIAPGYIGIARLLLLDGLLTLCVTTSVLAGFEAVRTGRFRPGWWIAAAVCSGLGFLTKGPISEVLLFPPLFAFAYLNGNAARVSWKYIVLFAGIVIAVNTPWYVAIYAKQPEFLKHFFWEHNVMRFVQPFDHLQPVWYYAPLLLGGFLPGMIVAIPYVRSLLSGGAEAASCRSQAGGFWLLAGAWCVVFFSVSGSKLPTYILPAFPPLCLALGEFVARSRWNRATATRGLVGAFAVVIAALNWVGVPWYARERSPMGRPELVEKFVHDPSTVVVTYPRNCDSVAFYTGRSDLKQVRSKDINQFIVDSHFRPKTVILFTHNHSCAAFKEVLPPYLRIADEVSLRHKSSKVGLIDRLVGGTPWGLCDVVVLEPIAKESVARAASP; the protein is encoded by the coding sequence ATGTCGGCCGAATCGTCTGTTGACCCGTTGCCGCGAACCGTGCCGGCGTGGCTGCCGTTCCTCTGGTCGCGCGTCTTGTTCCCGGGCGCGGCTGACACGACCACGCGGGTTCGGCTCGTGTCGCTGCTACTGGTCTTCTTGCTGCCGGCCGCGCTGTTGTACCCGTCCCGGTCGTTCATGCTACTCGAACCGGACGAGGGGCGGTACGCCCAGATTCCCAAGGAGATGCTCGACCGCGGCGACTGGGTCGTGCCCACACTTCAGGGGGAGCCGTACCTCGACAAGCCGCCGCTAATGTACTGGCTGGTGAAGTTGAGTTACACGGCGTTCGGCGTGAACGAGTCGGCCGCCCGGCTCGTTCCTGCGGTCTGCGTTCATCTGACGATCCTGGCGGTCTACTTCCTCGGCCGCCGCAGCATCGGCGAACGTGGCGCACTATGGGCCTCGATGTTGCTGACGATCGCGCCCGGCTACATCGGCATCGCGCGTCTGCTATTACTCGACGGACTCCTGACGTTGTGCGTAACGACATCCGTTCTGGCCGGCTTTGAGGCCGTGCGCACCGGGCGATTCCGGCCGGGATGGTGGATCGCGGCGGCCGTCTGCTCGGGGCTCGGGTTTTTGACGAAGGGGCCGATCTCGGAAGTCTTACTGTTCCCGCCGCTGTTCGCGTTCGCGTATCTGAACGGCAACGCCGCCCGCGTTTCGTGGAAGTACATCGTCCTGTTTGCCGGGATCGTCATCGCGGTAAATACGCCGTGGTACGTGGCGATTTATGCGAAGCAGCCGGAGTTCCTGAAGCACTTCTTCTGGGAACACAACGTTATGCGGTTCGTGCAGCCGTTCGATCACCTGCAGCCGGTCTGGTATTACGCGCCCTTGTTGCTCGGCGGCTTTCTGCCGGGGATGATCGTGGCGATTCCCTACGTTCGCAGCCTGTTGTCGGGCGGCGCGGAAGCCGCATCGTGCCGGTCTCAGGCGGGCGGATTCTGGCTGCTCGCCGGAGCGTGGTGTGTGGTGTTCTTCAGCGTCTCCGGAAGCAAGCTGCCGACGTACATCCTGCCGGCGTTCCCGCCACTCTGCCTGGCGCTCGGCGAATTCGTGGCTCGATCACGATGGAATCGGGCAACGGCGACTCGTGGATTGGTGGGGGCATTCGCGGTGGTGATCGCCGCGCTGAATTGGGTTGGAGTGCCCTGGTACGCCCGGGAGCGGTCGCCGATGGGCCGGCCGGAGTTGGTCGAGAAGTTCGTTCACGATCCTTCGACGGTGGTCGTGACATACCCGCGGAATTGTGATTCCGTCGCGTTTTACACCGGCCGAAGCGACTTGAAGCAGGTCCGATCCAAAGACATCAACCAGTTCATTGTCGACAGCCATTTCCGCCCGAAAACCGTGATCCTGTTCACGCACAACCATTCGTGTGCCGCGTTCAAGGAAGTGCTGCCGCCGTACCTCCGAATCGCCGACGAGGTCAGTCTGCGGCACAAAAGCTCGAAGGTCGGGCTGATCGATCGTCTGGTTGGCGGTACCCCGTGGGGGTTGTGCGACGTGGTCGTGTTGGAGCCGATCGCCAAAGAGTCGGTTGCCCGGGCGGCGAGCCCGTGA
- a CDS encoding alpha/beta fold hydrolase: MGEPDAPTRLVLQAFRASDGYRFYYRTWVPPVRPRARLVILHGIRSHGGWYERSCQRFAAAGFEVSFLDRRGAGLNTARRGDCPSFRRLIDDVAEFLLKQRETAAWLPTFVAGISWGGKLAVGLQARRPGLTSGLILLCPGLKPQVSPPLASRLRIALARCARPEKFFPIPLNDPELFTSNPEWQQFIATDRYGLREATARFLFNSATFDIYLKRAASRVTVPTLLLLAGRDKVIDNARTRAYAASFPSRDNRAIDYPDAHHTLEFEGDRHPFMDDVVKWIERRI; this comes from the coding sequence TTGGGTGAACCAGACGCACCTACCCGCCTCGTTCTTCAGGCGTTCCGCGCTTCGGACGGTTACCGCTTTTACTACCGAACCTGGGTTCCTCCCGTCCGCCCCCGCGCGCGGCTGGTCATCTTACATGGCATCCGCAGCCACGGCGGCTGGTACGAACGGTCGTGTCAGCGATTCGCTGCGGCGGGGTTCGAGGTGTCGTTTCTGGACCGCCGGGGAGCCGGGCTCAACACCGCGCGTCGTGGGGATTGCCCGAGTTTCCGCCGACTCATCGACGACGTGGCCGAGTTCCTGCTTAAACAGCGCGAAACGGCAGCCTGGCTACCAACATTCGTGGCGGGGATTTCGTGGGGTGGGAAACTCGCGGTCGGGCTCCAGGCCCGCCGGCCCGGGTTAACGAGCGGCTTGATTCTTCTTTGCCCCGGGTTGAAGCCCCAGGTGAGCCCGCCGCTTGCGAGTCGTCTACGTATCGCGCTTGCGCGATGCGCCCGCCCCGAGAAGTTCTTCCCGATCCCGCTCAACGACCCGGAGCTTTTCACATCGAACCCCGAGTGGCAGCAATTCATCGCCACCGACCGATACGGGCTTCGCGAGGCCACTGCCCGCTTCCTGTTCAATAGCGCGACCTTCGATATCTACCTGAAACGGGCCGCCAGCCGCGTCACCGTGCCCACCCTGCTCTTGCTCGCCGGCCGCGACAAAGTCATCGATAACGCCCGGACGCGAGCTTACGCCGCGTCGTTCCCGAGCCGCGACAACCGCGCGATCGACTATCCGGACGCCCATCATACGCTGGAATTCGAAGGCGACCGGCACCCGTTCATGGACGACGTGGTGAAATGGATCGAACGGAGAATCTAA
- a CDS encoding FHA domain-containing protein, which yields MPRNLLGELVPIGGGDPIPLLTEVVTIGRRESCDICLKFQNISGSHCELCFADGYWLVRDLGSTNGVKVNGERTPKKALRPDDEVSVATHRYKIRYELAPGNKLDEALAQQEDIFTQSLMEKAGLEKPKSGKPGPKSGPRG from the coding sequence ATGCCGCGAAACTTACTCGGCGAACTCGTGCCGATCGGTGGCGGAGACCCGATCCCGCTGCTCACCGAAGTCGTGACCATCGGTCGCCGCGAGTCGTGCGACATTTGCCTCAAATTCCAGAACATTTCCGGCAGCCACTGCGAACTCTGTTTCGCCGACGGTTACTGGCTCGTTCGCGACCTCGGCAGCACAAACGGTGTCAAGGTGAACGGCGAGCGGACCCCCAAGAAAGCACTCCGCCCGGACGACGAGGTCAGCGTCGCCACGCACCGGTACAAGATCCGGTACGAACTCGCGCCCGGGAACAAACTCGACGAGGCGCTCGCCCAGCAGGAAGACATCTTTACCCAGTCGCTGATGGAGAAGGCCGGGCTGGAAAAGCCCAAGAGCGGCAAGCCGGGGCCGAAATCGGGCCCGCGCGGGTGA